From a single Mobula birostris isolate sMobBir1 chromosome 13, sMobBir1.hap1, whole genome shotgun sequence genomic region:
- the LOC140206834 gene encoding uncharacterized protein translates to MAHQRVHTGEQLFTCSDCGKGFTWSSTLLRHQSVHTGERPFTCSDCGKGFTCSSKLKVHQRVHTGERPFTCSDCGKGFSLSSQLKIHQRFHTGERPFTCSDCGKGFTSSSELKGHQRFHTGEKPFTCSDCGKGFTRSSDLLVHTSVHTGERPFKCSDCGKGFTQSSKLKVHQRVHTGERPFTCSVCGKGFARSCQMKAHQRVHTGEWPFTCSDCGKGFTYSSHLKEHQRVHTGERPFTCSYCGKGFSRSSHLLVHKSVHTGERPFTCSVCGKGFTQSSQLKGHQSVHTGERPFTCSDCGKGFTRSFHLLRHQRLHTGERLFTCSDFGKRFSQPNQPNVHDCVHTGERPFPCCECGKGFTQSSNFM, encoded by the coding sequence atggctcaccagcgagttcacactggagagcagctgttcacctgctcagactgtgggaagggattcacttggtcatccaccctactgagacaccagtcagttcacaccggggagcggccattcacctgctcagactgtgggaagggattcacttgctcatctaaactgaaggtacatcagagagttcacactggagagaggccattcacctgctcagactgtgggaagggattcagtttgtcatctcaactgaagatacatcagcgatttcacactggggagcgaccgttcacctgctcggactgtgggaagggattcacttcgtcatctgaactgaagggacatcagcgatttcacaccggtgagaagccgttcacctgctcagactgtgggaagggattcactcgatcatctgacctactggtacacacgtcagttcatactggggagaggccgttcaaatgctcagactgtgggaagggattcactcagtcatctaaactgaaggtacatcagagagttcacactggggagaggccgttcacctgctcagtgtgtgggaagggatttgctcggtCATGTCAAATGAaggcacatcagagagttcacaccggggagtggccgttcacctgctcagactgtgggaagggattcacttactcatctcatctgaaggaacatcagcgagttcacactggggagaggccgttcacctgctcatactgtgggaagggattcagtcggtcatcccacctacttgtacacaagtcagttcacactggggagaggccgttcacctgctcagtgtgtgggaagggattcactcagtcatctcaactgaagggacaccagtcagttcacactggggagaggccgtttacctgctcagactgtgggaaaggattcactcggtcattccacctactgagacaccagcgacttcacactggggagaggctgttcacctgctcagactttgggaagagattctctcagccaaatcaaccaaatgtgcatgactgcgttcacactggggagaggccgttcccctgctgtgaatgtgggaaaggattcactcagtcatctaacttTATGTAA
- the LOC140206836 gene encoding uncharacterized protein isoform X1 — MAHQRVHTGEKPFTCSECGKGFTRSSTLQSHQRVHTGDRPFTCSDCGKGFTLSSQLLSHQSVHTGEWPFNCSDCGKGFTWSPDLLVHQRVHTGERPFTCSVCGKRFTRSSDLQSHQRVHTGEKPFTCSECGKGFTQSSNLQSHKRVHTGEKPFTCSDCGKRFSHSFHVLTHQRVHTGEKPFTCSECGKGFNQSSTLLSHQRLHTGERPFTCSECGKRFTRSSDLLSHQRVHTGEKPFTCSECAKRFSRSSDLQSHQRVHTGEKPFTCSECGKRFTRSSTLQRHLRVHTGEKPFICSVCGKRFTRSSTLQSHQRVHTGEGPFTCSDCGKGFTQSSQLLAHQSVHIGERALI; from the coding sequence atggctcaccagcgagtccacactggggagaagccattcacctgctcagaatgtgggaagggattcactcgttcatccaccctacagagtcaccagcgagttcacacaggggacaggccattcacctgctcagactgtgggaagggattcactttgtcatctcagctactgagccaccagtcagttcacaccggggagtggccattcaactgttcagactgtgggaagggtttcacttggtcacccgacctactggtgcaccagcgagttcacaccggagagaggccgtttacctgttcagtctgtgggaagagattcactcggtcatccgacctacagagtcatcagcgagttcacactggggagaagccgttcacctgctcagaatgtggaaagggattcactcagtcatccaacctacagagtcataagcgagttcacactggggagaagccctttacctgctcagactgtgggaagagattctctcattcATTTCACGTACTGacccaccagcgagttcacactggggagaagccgttcacctgctcagaatgtgggaagggattcaatcagtcatccaccctactgagtcaccagcgacttcacactggggagaggccgttcacctgctcagaatgtgggaagagattcactcgatcatccgaCCTACTgagtcaccaacgagttcacactggagagaagccttTCACCTGTTCAGAATGTGCAAAGAGATTCAGTCGATCATCTGacttacagagtcatcagcgagttcacactggagagaagccgtttacctgctcagaatgtgggaagagattcactcgatcatccaccctacagcgtcacctgcgagttcacactggggagaagccgttcatctgctcagtctgtgggaagagattcactcgatcatccaccctacagagtcatcagcgagttcacactggggaggggccgttcacctgctcagactgtgggaaaggattcactcagtcatcccaactactggcacaccagtcagttcacattgggGAGCGGGCGTTGATATGA